A part of Anaerolineae bacterium genomic DNA contains:
- a CDS encoding NAD(P)H-dependent oxidoreductase subunit E yields the protein MWSEKEQLELAEILKKYPDKRSAILPALYLAQREKNWLDQADIAAVAEALDVSVTHVHSIIGFYTLFRKQPVGKYMIQVCTDLPCALRGAEDFYKRLCARLGLGPNGGTTADGLFTVEEVVCLAACDKAPCLQINLEYYQNLTDEQIDQVIAGLRKEAEQSSDGLARQTPP from the coding sequence ATGTGGTCAGAAAAAGAACAACTGGAGCTGGCCGAAATCCTCAAAAAATATCCCGATAAACGCTCGGCCATTTTGCCGGCGCTTTACCTGGCCCAACGCGAAAAAAATTGGCTGGACCAGGCCGATATTGCCGCCGTGGCCGAAGCGTTGGACGTGAGCGTGACCCACGTTCATTCCATCATTGGCTTTTATACCCTGTTCCGCAAACAGCCGGTGGGCAAATACATGATCCAGGTTTGCACCGACCTGCCCTGCGCCCTGCGCGGCGCGGAAGATTTTTACAAACGCCTGTGCGCGCGTTTGGGGCTGGGGCCAAACGGCGGCACCACGGCCGACGGCCTGTTCACGGTTGAAGAAGTGGTTTGTCTGGCCGCCTGCGATAAAGCGCCCTGCCTGCAAATTAACCTGGAGTATTACCAGAATTTAACCGACGAGCAGATTGACCAGGTTATCGCCGGGCTGCGAAAGGAGGCGGAGCAGAGTAGCGATGGCCTGGCTCGCCAAACACCGCCTTGA